A single region of the Ictalurus punctatus breed USDA103 chromosome 26, Coco_2.0, whole genome shotgun sequence genome encodes:
- the tm9sf2 gene encoding transmembrane 9 superfamily member 2, which translates to MTVFLRVRLAVMMSAFLCGVPLLFVQDAAAFYLPGLAPVSFCEKAQEGKDVQRECQDKIELFVNRLDSVESVLPYEYRAFDFCTVEAEKRPSENLGQVLFGERIEPSPYKFSFKQKESCKHVCTKKYSTGKAEDKANLDFLKKGMLLNYQHHWIVDNMPVTWCYDVEDNQKFCNPGFPIGCYVTETGLAKDACVVNAEFNDKDTFYIFNHVDITIFYHNVENEAPDSRLVAAKMEPKSYKQSNPDTPDCTGPPMSLSNKFSGDISIPYTYSIQFKEEPNIRWASRWDYILESMPHTNIQWFSIMNSLVIVLFLSGMVAMIMLRTLHKDIARYNQMDSVEDAQEEFGWKLVHGDVFRPPRKGMLLSVFLGSGTQIFIMTFVTLFFACLGFLSPANRGALMTCAVVLWVLLGTPAGYIAARLYKSFGGEKWKTNVLLTAFLCPGVVFADFFLMNLILWGEGSSAAMPFGTLVAILALWFCISVPLTFVGAYFGFKKAGIEHPVRTNQIPRQIPEQSFYTKPLPGIVMGGILPFGCIFIQLFFILNSIWSHQMYYMFGFLFLVFIILVITCSEATILLCYFHLCAEDYHWQWRSFLTSGFTAVYFLVYAVHYFFSKLQITGLASTILYFGYTMIMALIFFLFTGTIGFFACFWFVTKIYSVVKVD; encoded by the exons ATGACGGTGTTTTTGCGAGTCCGTTTGGCGGTGATGATGTCCGCGTTTCTGTGCGGAGTCCCGCTGCTCTTCGTCCAGGATGCTGCTGCTTTCTATCTTCCGGGTTTGGCTCCGGTCAGCTTCTGTGAGAAAGCTCAAGAGGGAAAAGACGTTCAGAGGGAATGCCAG gACAAAATCGAGCTCTTTGTGAACAGACTGGATTCGGTGGAGTCGGTTTTGCCGTATGAATACAGAGC GTTTGACTTCTGTACTGTGGAGGCTGAGAAGCGGCCGTCGGAAAACTTAGGCCAGGTGCTTTTCGGAGAGAGAATTGAGCCATCACCTTACAag TTTTCCTTCAAGCAAAAAGAGTCGTGTAAGCATGTGTGCACCAAAAAGTACAGCACCGGTAAAGCAGAGGACAAAGCCAACCTGGATTTCCTCAAGAAAGGCATGCTCCTTAACTACCAGCATCACTG GATTGTGGATAACATGCCCGTGACCTGGTGCTACGACGTGGAAGACAATCAGAAATTCTGTAATCCCGGCTTCCCCATCGGATGCTACGTCACGGAAACCGGCTTGGCCAAAGACGCGTGCGTCGTCAAC GCGGAGTTCAACGACAAAGACACCTTCTACATCTTCAACCACGTGGACATCACTATCTTTTACCACAATGTCGAGAACGAGGCCCCTGACTCCAGACTCGTCGCTGCCAAGATGGAGCCGAAAAG TTATAAACAGTCCAATCCGGATACTCCAGACTGCACAGGGCCGCCCATGAGCCTCAGCAACAAGTTCAGTGGAGATATCAGCATCCCCTACACCTACAGTATACAGTTCAAG GAGGAGCCGAACATCCGATGGGCCTCTCGCTGGGATTATATtctggagtccatgcctcacaCCAACATCCAGTGGTTTAG TATAATGAACTCCCTGGTCATCGTGCTCTTCCTGTCCGGTATGGTGGCTATGATCATGCTGCGCACGCTGCACAAAGACATTGCCCGCTATAACCAGATGGACTCCGTG GAGGATGCCCAGGAGGAGTTTGGCTGGAAGCTGGTGCACGGCGACGTGTTCCGGCCACCACGTAAAGGAATGCTGCTCTCCGTCTTCCTCGGGTCGGGCACGCAGATCTTTATCATGACTTTCGTCACTCTCT tttttgcGTGTCTGGGCTTCCTGTCCCCGGCTAACCGCGGTGCTCTGATGACGTGCGCGGTGGTGCTGTGGGTGCTGCTGGGAACCCCGGCTGGCTACATCGCAGCCCGATTGTACAAAT CGTTCGGAGGAGAGAAGTGGAAGACCAACGTGCTGTTGACTGCATTCCTCTGCCCCGG TGTGGTGTTTGCTGATTTCTTCCTGATGAATCTGATCCTGTGGGGTGAGGGCTCATCAGCCGCCATGCCCTTCGGCACGCTGGTGGCCATCTTGGCTCTGTGGTTCTGCATCTCCGTCCCTCTCACCTTCGTCGGAGCTTACTTTGGCTTTAAGAAAGCT GGCATCGAACACCCCGTGCGCACCAATCAGATCCCTCGGCAGATTCCCGAACAGTCTTTTTACACCAAACCCCTCCCAGGCATCGTGATGGGTGGGATCCTGCCCTTTGGATGCATCTTCATCCAGCTGTTCTTCATCCTCAACAGCATCTG GTCCCATCAAATGTATTACATGTTCGGCTTCCTCTTCCtcgtcttcatcatcctggtgatCACTTGCTCTGAGGCCACCATCCTGCTCTGTTACTTCCACCTGTGTGCTGAG GACTACCACTGGCAATGGCGCTCCTTCCTTACCAGCGGTTTCACGGCGGTGTATTTCCTCGTGTACGCCGTGCACTACTTCTTCTCCAAGCTGCAGATCACCGGCCTAGCCAGCACCATCCTTTACTTCGGCTACACCATGATCATGGCCTtgatcttcttcctcttcacaG GAACGATTGGATTCTTTGCCTGTTTCTGGTTTGTGACGAAAATCTACAGCGTGGTGAAAGTGGACTAA